The proteins below are encoded in one region of Populus alba chromosome 2, ASM523922v2, whole genome shotgun sequence:
- the LOC118049927 gene encoding galacturonosyltransferase 8 → MATHRSSRSGIGVSFRVLGSAVSLAVFLCLTVSLLFTAHSHSTTDNHGFSNVRYGLGSGRRSVLAMKSDPLKSRLDQIRKQADDHRSLAHAYASYARKLKLENSKLVRVFADLSRNYTDLINKPSYRALSESDSLSIDEATLRLFEKEVKERIKVTRQVIAEAKESFDNQLKIQKLKDTIFAVNEQLTKAKKQGAFSSLIAAKSIPKSLHCLAMRLMEERIAHPEKYNDEGKPPLPELEDPKLYHYAIFSDNVIAASVVVNSAVKNAKEPWKHVFHVVTDKMNLGAMQVMFKLKDYNGAHIEVKAVEDYKFLNSSYVPVLKQLESANLQKFYFENKLENATKDTTNMKFRNPKYLSILNHLRFYLPEMYPKLHRILFLDDDIVVQKDLTGLWKIDMDGKVNGAVETCFGSFHRYAQYMNFSHPLIKEKFNPKACAWAYGMNFFDLDAWRREKCTEEYHYWQNLNENRTLWKLGTLPPGLITFYSTTKPLDKSWHVLGLGYNPSISMDEIQSAAVVHFNGNMKPWLDIAMTQFKPLWTKHVDYELEFVQACNFGL, encoded by the exons ATGGCGACTCATAGAAGCTCGCGCAGTGGAATCGGCGTTTCGTTTCGGGTGTTGGGTTCGGCTGTATCACTAGCAGTGTTTCTGTGCTTGACCGTGTCTCTTCTCTTCACTGCTCATTCTCACTCTACCACCGACAACCAT GGTTTCAGTAATGTGAGATACGGGTTGGGATCCGGCAGGAGATCTGTGCTGGCGATGAAATCGGATCCGCTCAAGTCAAGATTGGATCAGATCCGGAAGCAAGCGGATGATCACCGGTCGCTAGCGCATGCGTATGCATCGTATGCGCGGAAACTGAAGCTTGAGAATTCGAAGCTTGTTAGGGTTTTTGCTGATCTGTCGCGAAATTACactgatcttattaacaagccATCGTATAGGGCTCTTTCCGAGTCGGATTCTCTGTCCATTGATGAGGCTACGCTCAGACTGTTTGAGAAGGAAGTGAAAGAGAGGATCAAAGTTACGCGGCAAGTGATTGCTGAAGCGAAAGAGAGTTTTGACAATCAGTTGAAGATTCAGAAGTTGAAGGATACTATTTTTGCGGTTAATGAGCAGTTAACCAAAGCGAAAAAGCAAGGGGCGTTTTCGAGTTTGATTGCTGCGAAATCGATACCTAAGAGTTTGCATTGCCTTGCGATGAGGTTGATGGAGGAGAGGATTGCTCATCCGGAGAAGTATAATGATGAAGGGAAGCCACCCCTTCCGGAGTTGGAGGATCCGAAGCTTTATCATTATGCGATTTTCTCTGATAATGTGATTGCAGCGTCGGTGGTGGTGAATTCCGCAGTGAAGAATGCCAAAGAGCCATGGaaacatgtttttcatgttGTGACTGATAAAATGAATCTCGGGGCAATGCAGgttatgtttaaattaaaagattataatGGGGCACATATAGAGGTGAAAGCTGTTGAGGATTATAAATTCTTGAATTCTTCATATGTGCCTGTACTTAAGCAATTGGAGTCGGCAAATCTGCAGAAGTTTTACTTTGAGAATAAGCTCGAGAATGCAACCAAGGATACTACAAATATGAAGTTTAGGAACCCCAAGTACTTGTCAATCTTGAATCACTTACGGTTCTATTTGCCGGAGATGTATCCAAAGTTGCATagaatattgtttttagatGATGATATAGTGGTGCAGAAGGACTTGACCGGGTTATGGAAGATAGATATGGATGGGAAGGTGAACGGAGCTGTGGAGACCTGTTTCGGGTCTTTTCATAGGTATGCTCAGTATATGAATTTCTCACACCCCCTGATCAAGGAGAAGTTTAACCCGAAGGCTTGTGCTTGGGCGTACGGCATGAACTTCTTTGATTTGGATGCTTGGAGGAGAGAGAAGTGCACGGAAGAGTATCATTATTGGCAGAACCTG AATGAGAACCGAACCTTGTGGAAATTGGGGACGCTGCCCCCGGGTTTAATCACATTTTACTCAACAACAAAGCCGCTAGACAAGTCATGGCATGTCCTGGGACTTGGGTATAACCCAAGCATTAGTATGGACGAGATTCAGTCTGCCGCTGTGGTGCATTTCAATGGGAATATGAAGCCGTGGCTTGATATTGCAATGACTCAGTTTAAACCTCTATGGACAAAGCATGTTGACTACGAGTTGGAGTTTGTCCAGGCCTGCAATTTTGGTCTCTAA
- the LOC118049926 gene encoding uncharacterized protein, translating to MSEFPPPSTTTKKTDRLSSLLLSDLFLFCSFILSHPLYFSYLVFFSPYLFKLLSFLSPLFITTSLLLLALLTISPSLVNDNSHTELYGSKVSFFYLQTYQAVVERLRSKVEDGTDQEFHHFEELEAYKIVFETSTTLGIEENHAVEVTEVEQAKDQSACSGTGQSVQVHEGSIFHQVFGACGVSDQVVDVNLDENSVLITRSKSNGHELIAEGKTLGGFLHQKEEFEDIWFQKEEKEALKPLNVNFNKAEDRKEEQSMIISGSKEIGQKISEAKVSDDDGGEHYYSPKLSSQELEANPWSPGNGGGYNSKVKDNSQTLGHSNLGSFGSMRKEKEWRRTLACKLFEERHNVDGGEGMDMLWETYETDSTKVQAKGRAKKGKKGSIEYYDDDDDLDEEKSDGQLCCLQALKFSAGKMNLGMGRPNLVKISKALKGIGWLHHVSKHSKKGHH from the coding sequence ATGTCTGAATTTCCTCCGCCGTCAACCACCACCAAGAAAACTGACCGCTTGTCAAGTCTTCTCCTCTCTGACTTGTTCCTCTTCTGTTCTTTCATTCTTTCTCACCCTCTATATTTCTCTTACCTGGTATTCTTCTCCCCGTACCTCTTCAAGCTCCTTTCCTTTCTATCCCCTCTCTTCATCACCACTTCCCTTTTACTCCTAGCCCTTCTCACCATCTCTCCCAGTCTTGTCAATGACAACTCTCATACTGAATTGTATGGATCCAAGGTAAGTTTCTTTTACCTACAAACATACCAAGCTGTTGTCGAGAGGTTACGGTCTAAAGTAGAAGATGGGACTGATCAAGAGTTTCATCATTTTGAGGAGCTAGAAGCGTATAAGATTGTGTTTGAAACGTCAACTACTCTTGGCATTGAAGAAAACCACGCGGTTGAAGTTACGGAAGTAGAACAAGCTAAAGATCAGAGCGCCTGTTCAGGTACTGGTCAATCGGTACAGGTTCACGAGGGTTCAATATTTCATCAAGTTTTTGGTGCCTGTGGGGTCTCTGATCAAGTGGTCGACGTTAATCTAGATGAAAATTCAGTTTTGATTACAAGGTCAAAAAGTAATGGTCATGAGCTGATTGCGGAGGGGAAGACGTTAGGAGGCTTCTTGCATCAAAAGGAGGAGTTTGAAGATATATGGttccaaaaggaagaaaaagaagcacTCAAGCCACTTAACGTGAACTTCAATAAAGCCGAAGATCGAAAAGAAGAACAATCTATGATTATAAGCGGATCCAAGGAAATAGGTCAAAAGATAAGCGAAGCTAAAGTGAGTGACGATGATGGTGGAGAGCACTACTACTCTCCAAAGCTGAGCTCCCAAGAACTAGAAGCAAACCCTTGGAGTCCAGGTAATGGTGGAGGCTACAATTCCAAAGTTAAAGACAACTCTCAAACATTGGGGCACTCGAACCTCGGGAGTTTTGGGTCaatgagaaaagagaaggaatggAGGAGGACATTGGCATGCAAGCTTTTTGAGGAGAGACACAATGTGGATGGAGGTGAGGGCATGGATATGCTTTGGGAGACATACGAGACAGACTCTACTAAAGTTCAAGCAAAAGGCAGAGCAAAGAAGGGAAAGAAAGGCAGCATCGAGTACTATGATGACGACGATGACTTAGACGAGGAAAAAAGTGACGGGCAGCTGTGCTGCTTGCAAGCCTTGAAATTCTCAGCTGGGAAGATGAATTTGGGGATGGGAAGGCCAAATCTTGTCAAGATCTCCAAGGCCCTCAAAGGAATCGGATGGTTGCACCATGTGAGCAAGCATAGCAAGAAGGGACACCATTAA